The genomic region GCTTGGGCGCGAGCCGCCCATTGGGCATGTGCACCACCCGGAGGAACGCGGGCAGCCGCCACGGCCTCGGCCCACCGATGACGACGTCGCGCCGCAGCACCGCCTGCGCGATGCTGATCCGGCCGAACATCATCAGGTTGAACCTGGCGGGACGGAATGTCACACGCGCGTCGAACGGGCCATCGGCCGGCGCGATCCACACCCTACGGTCGCCAAGCGTCAGCGTCGTGGTCGTCGTGTACGGCGAACGGAACTGCACGGACACGTGGTGGCGAGGCATCGGCAGCTCGGTGTTGAGCAACACCCCGTACGTGTCACGCAGCATGTCGAACATGAACAGATCCCAGTAGAGCGCGGCGTGCTCGTCCGGCATCGGCCACTGCCGACGCAATGCCCGTGCGATGTCCCAGCCGTGCACGAGCAGCTCGTTCGTCAGGTGGGCGAACAGACCACCGACCGTCACCCGCGCGTTGCCCAGCCAGCTCACCGTCGACTGCGGGTCAGCAGTCGTGGCCAGCAGACCGTCGACCGCCGCGTTCAACCGCGCCAGCAGTACCGCCGGGTCGCGCTCACGGAAATGGGCGAGCACGTGGGTGTTGACGTCGGCCACCGTGTCGACGTTCGTGACGGCCAGCATGTCCTCCAGGCCCGGCACCGGGATGGGGACCTCGGCGTCCTCCAGCCTTGCCACGTACAGCACCGCTATCGACACCACGTGCGCCGCCGTGTCCGCCACCGTCCAGTCGGCGGTCACCATGAGCTCTGGCGACGGCGCGGCGGCCACCAAATCGGTGAACCGATCGGTGGCCGCCCGCAGTGCCGTGTGGGCCAGGCGCCACCTGTCCGCAGCGCCTGCGCCAGTCACGTCGAACAACATCGAGCCCTCGCTTCATCGCTTGTGCCCCTGATGGCGCAGGTGTCAGTTGTAGAACATGGTCGGGAACCAGCCGAAGCCGAAGATGGCAGGCACCCGGATGTCCCAGTACACGACGGTGAAGACGCCGAGGGCGATGAGCAGGGCTGCGCTGAGCGCCGTGCTGCGCCGTACGTCGGAGGCGAGCCAGGTGATGAACCGACCCCGGGTGAGGAGGATCAGCAGCGCGAACAGCGCGGTGACCACGACGATGTTGCCGAGGGACTGGAGGACGAACGCGGCTGAGCCGTACAACGGGTTGCCGCTGTCGACCGCCCAGTGGAAGAGCTTGTTGAACAACGGATAGGGCCGGCCGATGAGGAACCCGCCGATGAGCGCGCCGAGGGTCACCACCCGCGCGACCGGACGATCGGCGAACAGGTCGGGCACCACCTTGATCGCGGCCAACCCGAGGTAGATGAGGGCCAACCCGATGAGGCCGAACACCACCGACGACTGGATGATGCGAACCGGCACCCCGCCTGCGGTCTCGGTCGACAACTGCGGAAGCCTGTCCCCCAGCAGGACTCCGACGAACCCGTACACCGCGGCGACGACGACCATCCCCAGGGTGAGGTAGGCGACCGGCCGCAACAGCAGACGGAGCCGGGCGCTGGTGCCGCTACTGGCCGCGCTGAGCGGCCCGATCGACGCGATCATCGCGATGTTGCAGGCGGTGAACGTGCCCGCCAGGCCCGACACGAACGCGAAGATCAGGCCGGCGGCGGTACCGGCGATCGCGGTCTCCTTCGCGTCGTGACCGAGAAGGCCGCTGGCGACGTTGTCACCGATGACCGAGTCGACGAACTCGTAGGACCACAGCACCGCCAGCAGGACACCAGCCGCGACGCTGGCCGCGATGATGACGCCGTTGCGCTGGGGTCGAGGATCACCGGAGACGCTCGAAACCTGTTGGCTTGCTGTGGTGCGCGTTTCCGTCATCCATCTCTCCTTTGTCAGCCCCCTGATGACTGTGCGCGGTGATGATGTCACTCAAAGCGATTCCCGTGCATCTCCGAGAATGCTCAGTCGGCAGTGGACGGTCACGGCCGCGTTCCAGGACGTCAATCCATCTTGCTTTTCATCCCACGGCCTGTAATATCCCCATGTTTTGATCTGTAGCGGGGGAGGAAACACACATGCGATGGAAGACCCCGGCCAGCGCCTTATTAGCGCTGGCCTTTCTGATTCCGGCGGCACCGGCGGTGGCTCAAGCCCAATCGCCCGGGCTGGATGCGGCCTGCCAGACGGTCGAGCGCAAGGTGTACAAGGACATCCGCTCGCTTTACACAATCGACCTGGACACCGCCGCCATCGTGGAGGTGCGGCTGTTGGCCGCCCGAATCCTGCACGAGGCAGACACCAACAAGTTGACCGTTCTGCCTGGAGCACTGCAGGAGCGACTCAACGGCACCTCAGATGATCTCCGCGCGTTCCTCAAGACGGACGCGCAGAGGATCTGGACAACGGATCTGCGGATCGGTGTGGGCCAGACGATGACGGGCGCTGGCGTCAACGTGCGGGCAGCCGCGCAGAAGACGCTCGACACGGGCACCGTCGAGGCCTTCCTGGCTTACCTGAACGACGGCGTGTACGCCGCACGTGCGCTTGACTGCGCGGCTCAGCCGACGCCAACGCCGACGTCCCAGCCGACGCCGACGCCATCCGCCTCACCGAGCGCCACGACGACCGTCGCACCGACCCCCTCGTCCTCCGACAGCGCGGGCGCCTCGGGCGGCGATGGCGGTGGGCTGCCTGTGACCGGTGCCGACACCGCGACCGTGGCCAGCGTTGGCGGCGCGCTTCTGCTCCTCGGAGGGGCGGGCTACCTCATCGGACGCCGACGCCGTTCCCGCTTCGTGGCATAGCCCGATCGACAGCGCCCGGCCCGATGCTTCGTGGGCCGGGCGCTGTGTTCGGCGGGGGTCGTTTCGTGTTTGCGCCGGGAACCGTGCCACGGTGACCGCCCTCGTCAATACGGCCGCCGGATCCCTCGCTCCGAGAGCGTCGCCTCGTAATAGCCGAGGAAGCCCTTCAGCTCTTCGATGGCGTAGTCCAGGTCGTCGAGAGCCTCGCCGTTACCGGGGTCCTCGCGCAGGGTACGAGCTGCGTCGGCCAGCTGCGTCCAGATCCCTGCGAACGTGTCGCCCTGCAGATGGATGCCGGGAAATGTTCGGCCCACCAGCTGCACGACTGCACAGTTGACACCACGGGTCAGCACCCGCGCTTGCTCCTGGCTCATCCGATCAGGATCCAGTACTACCCGCAACGCGGCTAGCTGTCCGCCGGACCGGACCGTCCGCCTGCTCACCATCCGCTTCAGTGCAGTCACGCTCGGTAGAACAGCTTCACGGAAAATTGCATTTGGCAAGAGGTAGCACCGAAATTTTCTCGATATGATGCATCTGCTTGTCAGGTACCCGACAGTGAAATGTCGACTCTTGTGCTAGCCGTCCGCCGAGAGGATGCTCGAATCGTCGAACGGTACTGCGCCGCCTCACACAGAGGGCGGCGCCCGGCTGCCACCGGACGCCGCATTCGACTCCACCGCTGCAACGGAAGGAGTCACGTTGACTGTAATCCCTCGCGGGTCAGACTTCGAGACACCAGGGGACGAGGACGAACCCGTTGCCGAGCAGTCCGACAGGCACCGGATCATCCTGGCGTACGTCAAGACGCTCAGTCCGATCATCGCCGCCATCGTCGCCTGCATCGGGACGCTGGTGACAGCGCTGGTCCGCTGACCCGCCGGCCCCGCGCTCCCGCTTCGGCCGGGCGCGGGGCCGTCCCCGTCGGGCGCCCCGGCGGGAATCAGAGCAGGTCGGCGAGCGTACGCCAGATCTCGGTGGCCAGGTCGCGATAGCCCGCGTCCTGCGCCTGCGTGGCCAGGCTGCGGAGTTCAGTGATGGCGGCGGCCCGGTCTCCGCGGATCAGCCGCACCTGGTTACGCAGCAGGTCGAGCCGGATCCGGTCACGGAAGGACAGGTAGCGGGTCCGGCCGGCCAGTTCCTCGCTGCGCTCCCCCGCCACCTCCAGGTCGCCCTGATGGAAGGCGAGCAGCGCCTGGAGGAAGGCGAACTCCTCCGCGAGGCGGGGGGTGCCGACCAGGTCGAGGGCGCTCTCCGCCTGGGCCAGCCGGCACTGCGCCTCCTGGGTGGCGGGCTGGCGCATCTGCAGGTAGAGGGAAGCCGCGGCCAGTCGCAGCCGCAGCCACAGGGTGAGGTCGTCGCGGCTGTCGAGTTCGTCGAGGGCCCGCTCGATCAGCTCGGCGGATCCCTTGTGGTCGCCCTCCCTGGTGAGGGCCGAGGCCGTGGTCCACAACGCCTCCACGCGCAACACCACCGGCAGCTCCGGGATGATCGACTCCAGCATGGTGATGTGGACGTGGGCCTCGGCCGAGTGGCCGGACTCGGCCTCGATCGACACCAGGGTCATCAGCGTACGGGCCATGTCGGAGGCGGGGACCTCGTGCGCGGCGACCAGGGCGTGTGCCTGGAGCGCGTTGGCACGGGCCGCGGCGACGTCGCCGAGGGAGCGGTGACAGCGGGCCAACTGGTTGCGGGCCCGGATCTCCAGTTCCGGTGACGCCACCTCGGTGCTGAGCTCGGCCAGGGCCTCCAGGGTCTTGAGGGCCTCGGCGCGCCGTCCCTGCTTGATCTGGAGCCGGGCGAGGATCCACAGGGCGTGCCAGCGGGTGGCTGCCTGGGCCTGGCCGTCCGCCTGTACCGCCGACATGATCGGCTCCACGGTGTTGCCGTCCTCGCTGGAGGTGACGGTCGCCAGCACCGTGCTGAGGTCGTCGGACTGCTCGGCGCCGAACGCCGACGACGGCACCTTCAGCTTCTCGGCGAGGTACTGGATGGCCCGGGCGGTCGGCGGTCGGGCGCCGGACTCCAGCCGCGAGAGGTACGCCGCCGACATCCCCGGCCCGACCACGTCGGCCTGGGACAGGCCGCGTTCCCGGCGCAGCGCGCGCAGCCGCTGGCCGAACTCCGGTTGCTCCAGTGGGTCAGTCAACGTCTCACCTGCTTCTACCTGGCGTCTCCCCCTGCCGCTCTCGTGCTTGAAGTGTTGCCTAATTGGAAAGACCTTGTCAAAGGTCTGCCACCAGGACGGGTCGAGCGAAGGGCCGGCCGCACCATACCGCACATTTCCGAAGCGGCCGGCCCCGAAGTCGATCAAGGCCAGTCGATGTCGCCGTCGGCGACGCCGTCGACGCCTGGATGGATCTGCACCACATCGACGGACGCGGCGGGCGCGGGCCGCACCGCGTGGGCGGCGGCGGCAGGGCCTGCGGCTGCCAGCAGCAGAAGGAGGCAGAACATAAGGCCGATCGGCAGTTTCGGTGTCATGTGCTCCTCGCAATGTGGGTCGGCGGGACAACAGGCCGGCGGATCTGCCGGCCCGACCGGGGGTTGCCAAGCGCCACCGTAAGTCCACCCCCCGTGTCCGGCAAGCCGGAACGAAAAGAATCTTGACTCGTCTTGACTTGCTCATTGCCAAATGTTGACAAGGCGAAGCGACGGGGCCTAGCTTCCTATCCGAAGAGACGACCGCCGATCGATGCGGTCACCCGCAATCGCGTGATCCACCACGCGATCGTCACGGATGAGGAGTTCCCGTGCGAACAGACATCGTCGTCCAGGACGTGGCGTCCTTCCGCATCGATCCGGCGTTGCTGGCCCGCCCGCACCGGCGTCTCGCGCTGATCACCAGCCCGGTCAACCTCGACCGGCTGCGCCGCCGCAACCGATCGGACGTCTTCGCCCACATCGTCGTACCCGAACGGTTCGACACCGACGGTCTGACCGAGGCCGTCACCACTATCCGCGACGCGCTGGCACCCTCCGAACGGGACGACATTCGCCTGCTCTGCCATGACGAGTACTCACTTGGCACCGTCGCGCAGGTCCGGGCCCGGCTCGGCATCCCCGGCGATCTCCCGCACAACGTCCAGCCCTTCGTCGACAAGCTCGCCATGAAGGCCGCGCTCCGCGACGCCGGCGTACGCCTGCCCCGGCATGTGGCCTGGGACGCCGAGGCACACCGGGCTGACCCGCAGGCCCACCTCGACCACATCGTCAACCAGGTGGGTCTGCCCGCCTTCGTCAAGCCCACGAACGAGTCCGGCAGCGTCGGCACCCGCCGGATCGACACCCGCGCCGACCTCGCCCAGTGGGCCACCGAACGGCTCGGCGACGACGCCCCCGGCGGGTGGGAAATCGACGAGTTCGTCACCGGGACCCTCTACCACCTGGACAGCCTGGTCCAGGACGGCCGCATCCTGCACGTCGGGGTCAACGAGAACCTCTACCCCTGCTACGACTACATCGCCGGCAAACTGAGCTGCAGCTTCACCCTGCCCGAGGACGACCCGGCGTACGAGCCGCTGCTGGCATTCAACCGCCGGGTCCTCGACGCGCTGCCCGACAAGCCCGCCCGGGGCGTGTTCCACCACGAGGTGTTCCGGCAGCCCGACGGCGAGCTGGTCTTCCTCGAGATCGCAGCCCGGGCCCCCGCGGCCCTCATCCCCTTCACCAGTGAGATCCGCTACGGCGTCAACGTCGAGGAGGCGCTGTTCCGCCTGCAACGCGGCGAGCAGCTCAATGTGCCGACGCGCCGCGGCCCGTACGCCGCCTACGTGTACTTCCCGAAGCCCGGTGGGCGGGTGGTCGACAGGACTGCCGTCGACCTGGGCTCCGATCACCGCTGGACGTGGAATGTCGAGGTGGGCGAGCTCACCACGGCCGCCAGCGACATCCGTGACTTCGCCGCCTCCGTCCTGCTCTGGAACGACGACATCGAGGAACTGCGGAAGGACTTGTATCGCCTGGACAAACACCAGCCTCTCACCACTGCGGCTTGACCGCCCGAAGAGCCGACCCCACCCGACCCGGCCGCCGAGGCCGACACCTGACTGGGAGAACACCATGGCCGAGCCCGAATTCATCGACTACGACTTCGTCTTCACCCCGGCCGAGTCGGCCGGCCTGCACGACGCCCTGCGCGACGTGACGGCCAGCCCGTACGGCGACATCACCACCTACCTCGACGAGCTTGCCCGGCTCAAGGACGACACCCGGCTGCCCGCCCGATTCGTCGAATTCTGTGAAATGTCCATGCTGCGCGACTTCTCCCGCGAGCCGTTCGTCGTGCTCGGGAACGCGCCGATCGACAGGGACCTGCCGGTCTTCACCTCCGACGACCCGGTGTCCGAGAAGCGCAGCCGCAAGAAGACATTTGTCGCGGAGGGCTTCCTGGGCCTGTACGCCGTGCTCACCCGCACCGAGATCATCGGTCACCTCAGCGTCAACGACGGCGACCTGTTCCACGACATCTACCCCAAGCAGTCCATGTACGACACCCAGTCGCAGAAGACGCTGGGCACCCTGCGATTCCACCGCGACTTCACCAACCACTTCGTCTGCCCCGACTTCGTCAACACGTTGACCCTGCGGGACACCCCGGAGAACGAGGTCTACTCCACCTTCACCGTCACCCGACACGCTGTCGAGGAGCTGACCGACAGGCAGGTCGAGATCCTTTCCTCGCCGCG from Micromonospora profundi harbors:
- a CDS encoding DUF6959 family protein, giving the protein MSQEQARVLTRGVNCAVVQLVGRTFPGIHLQGDTFAGIWTQLADAARTLREDPGNGEALDDLDYAIEELKGFLGYYEATLSERGIRRPY
- a CDS encoding helix-turn-helix domain-containing protein, producing the protein MTDPLEQPEFGQRLRALRRERGLSQADVVGPGMSAAYLSRLESGARPPTARAIQYLAEKLKVPSSAFGAEQSDDLSTVLATVTSSEDGNTVEPIMSAVQADGQAQAATRWHALWILARLQIKQGRRAEALKTLEALAELSTEVASPELEIRARNQLARCHRSLGDVAAARANALQAHALVAAHEVPASDMARTLMTLVSIEAESGHSAEAHVHITMLESIIPELPVVLRVEALWTTASALTREGDHKGSAELIERALDELDSRDDLTLWLRLRLAAASLYLQMRQPATQEAQCRLAQAESALDLVGTPRLAEEFAFLQALLAFHQGDLEVAGERSEELAGRTRYLSFRDRIRLDLLRNQVRLIRGDRAAAITELRSLATQAQDAGYRDLATEIWRTLADLL
- a CDS encoding LPXTG cell wall anchor domain-containing protein, which encodes MRWKTPASALLALAFLIPAAPAVAQAQSPGLDAACQTVERKVYKDIRSLYTIDLDTAAIVEVRLLAARILHEADTNKLTVLPGALQERLNGTSDDLRAFLKTDAQRIWTTDLRIGVGQTMTGAGVNVRAAAQKTLDTGTVEAFLAYLNDGVYAARALDCAAQPTPTPTSQPTPTPSASPSATTTVAPTPSSSDSAGASGGDGGGLPVTGADTATVASVGGALLLLGGAGYLIGRRRRSRFVA
- a CDS encoding maleylpyruvate isomerase family mycothiol-dependent enzyme — translated: MLFDVTGAGAADRWRLAHTALRAATDRFTDLVAAAPSPELMVTADWTVADTAAHVVSIAVLYVARLEDAEVPIPVPGLEDMLAVTNVDTVADVNTHVLAHFRERDPAVLLARLNAAVDGLLATTADPQSTVSWLGNARVTVGGLFAHLTNELLVHGWDIARALRRQWPMPDEHAALYWDLFMFDMLRDTYGVLLNTELPMPRHHVSVQFRSPYTTTTTLTLGDRRVWIAPADGPFDARVTFRPARFNLMMFGRISIAQAVLRRDVVIGGPRPWRLPAFLRVVHMPNGRLAPKPADRRG
- a CDS encoding ATP-grasp domain-containing protein translates to MRTDIVVQDVASFRIDPALLARPHRRLALITSPVNLDRLRRRNRSDVFAHIVVPERFDTDGLTEAVTTIRDALAPSERDDIRLLCHDEYSLGTVAQVRARLGIPGDLPHNVQPFVDKLAMKAALRDAGVRLPRHVAWDAEAHRADPQAHLDHIVNQVGLPAFVKPTNESGSVGTRRIDTRADLAQWATERLGDDAPGGWEIDEFVTGTLYHLDSLVQDGRILHVGVNENLYPCYDYIAGKLSCSFTLPEDDPAYEPLLAFNRRVLDALPDKPARGVFHHEVFRQPDGELVFLEIAARAPAALIPFTSEIRYGVNVEEALFRLQRGEQLNVPTRRGPYAAYVYFPKPGGRVVDRTAVDLGSDHRWTWNVEVGELTTAASDIRDFAASVLLWNDDIEELRKDLYRLDKHQPLTTAA